gttggagctggccctgtactGAAatgtattgccaatacagagctGGGAGGCATTGTCAATACAGGGGAGGATCGGAATATTatgcaggaagatctggatgaccttgaagactgGAGAGATAATGGTATGAAATTCAGCAGTACCAAGTGCAAGATCTAATAGACTTagggtctaataataagaatttctgctacaagctggggCTCACcggttggaagcaacagaggaggagagagacctgggtgGGTGAGTCGATCACAGGACAATTATGAGCCAGCAATgagatgtggctgtgaaaaaggcagaTGTGATCCTAGGATGCGTCAGGCAAGGCATTTTCAGTAGAGATGGAGCAGTATTAATGCCATTGAACAAGGCCCAGCAAATGCAACCGCGAGCTCCACACaggagcagccaggctggagggtGCAGCCTCTGGTTTTCTGGGGGCCCTCCCTTGCTTTCTGGGAGGATTGCCCCAGTTCCTTCCCTGGCGCCAGGCATTGCTGCTCATTCCAGTCGTACCCCGGCTGCTGCATCCCCTCTGCAGTGTCTGATTTTATGTCTTTATTCCTGTGGTTATTACACAGCTGTTTGCACTGCCCCTTCCACCCCCACCAGGCCGAGGAGAGCCAGGatttctttcctgggccaggcaGCTGTAGCTTTACGCGGACCCGTGGGCTAGCAGGGAGAAAGGCCTTTCAAAAACACACAGGCAATTTTAACTTCTGCTCCCTGTGACCCAAGCAGTCACCGTTGCAGGGATGGAGCATTGCGGCACTGCTCCCGGAGGGTTGTTTTTACCACGACAGGTAACGCCGCGTCCACCAGGGCCTTCTGCCGGTGGGACTGCACCGAGAGAGGGAAGTTCAGCCATAAACAGAAAGTCAGGACCCAAAACTGGCCCCGGCTGGCGGGTGCACCCAAGAGGTGCTGAAATAAGGCAAGTTTCCCCAGGAAAACGCTGGAGTTTTAGCAATTAGCAGAGAGCACAAGAAGCCTGATCAAAACTGCAGCAAATTCTCGGAATGGTCGATGGGCACCTGCCAGGCCTGTTCCTGCTCCAACCAGCTGGAGTCCCTGGCTCCCTCCTCTCCGTTTTCCTCCCTGCAAAGACACGTGGTGAAGGGAGGCACCACCGGGATCCTAGTGCCCCCACAGCAGGGGTGGGTCGCTAATGCTCCGGGtggtcccagctgggcctcatttGACCTCCCCAGGGCAGCAGTTGCTGCTTCTGCTCCTCCTGGAGGGCCGATGGCCACGAAGAGGCAATGGCACAGGGCAAGTCGGGTGCTGATGGCTCTCAGGTGATTACTAGCCAGCACTGGACCTTGGCTGGCTGCCTGGAGGTAGAGACTCTTCCAAGTTTTTCTGCTGGATGCTCCCCTGTGCCGACCGGATGTTTACCCCTCCCCTGCCAAGTGCCCTGGGGCAAGGCAAGGCCTTTATTTCCTCTCCCACTCCTGTGTATTTATCCTGCCAGCCCTCCGGGGCAGGCGCCGTCCTCACGAGGGTTATGCAGAGCACCAAGCCCACTGAGGCCCTAGCCTCAGCAGAGGCATCCAGCTGCTCCAGAGACAGAAGCACTATTATTGTTAACACGGCGACTGGACGTCCACTCTCTCCCCCACGAAGCCCAGCTGGACAGCCACTGAAGACTGTGCCCACGACAATGCGAAGCTACAAATCACAGCCCCACCTGGGTTTGCAGTGCTAAGGTCCGTCCCCACCTCCAccactgagcgctctcccgtcccCCATTAGCCAcccagctccccagggctgcctgagagcacgttcctctcctcccccagcaggTGACAGTGGTTCCTTGGGAACTGAAACCATTTCAGTTTTAAGGACTGGCAGGTGCATTTGTATGGGGCACCCCTGGCCTCTACCGGAGGGACTCAGAACTGTTCAGCCGCTTGCAAAACCAGGCAGACCTGAGTTCTAGCCCCCCCGGCACCAAGGTGGCCCTGCAATTTGGGTTGGCTGTGGGTGCATTTATAGTATCTAAACAAACAGCTATGGCTAAGTGCGTAATAAACAGCGGTGTCTCTGCCAGCAGGGACCTGAGGCAAGGTGTTCTACTGAGTGCTTCGATCTAGTGCATGATCTTGCTGGCTGGATACTGCATGAACCCAGGGGAAGCGGCAGCCACAGGAGAAGAAAGAAATTTTGGGTTCCAGGAAAGTCTGGGCTTTTTCCCCCCCTCGACACAACGGTTTCCTTCAAGAAACTGACTCAGGAAGCTAAGATGGCGAATCTAAAACCACCACTAGGTTGGGAAATCCATGTGTTGAAAGCATCAAGCCTAAAGTCCAGAGCAGGAGCCTGAATGACTCCACTCTTGGAGGCCTAAGAGCACTTGATGACTCTGAATCCAATCAGCAGAGATAGGATCAGATCTCCAGATTACAAACCCCTTCCCAGACTGGTGGGGAAAATCCTTTGCCCACTTCTCCTGTCTCTATAATGGGCTGACCCAAACCCCTGGATCTGCATGTGACTTTAGAAGTGAGATCCAAATTTCACAGCTGACCCTTATCTCTAGAATGGGCTGAACCAAGCTGTCAGATCTGCAGGTGCATTTGAACAGGGAATCTAAATTCACAAcagtccttctctctctaatggAAATAAAATTCTGGGTCTGAACTTCTTGGGGAGGGTTTGAAATTTGGATCTCAGGTTTGTTCTGCAGGCCAAACATGTAAAATTCTTCCACTGTAAGAGCCAGAAGAGCATTGGAGTAAAACCATCCACTTTACACAACTCCCACCTGCTCTCTGAGGTCCCCGGTTCTCAGGTGCGCACTTTATCATGGCTGCTCCCCTTAGCTTGCAGCGTGTGTGCAGCTCTGGCAGGGTGAGCTGGATCCCATCCTGCCTCATGCTTGCAGCCAAGTGCTGACGGCAGAAGCCTCGGTGCTGTGGAGGTGAGGCTGGCAGGCTGGCTGTCTGCTTCCAGCTGACACGTGCAGACGTCACCCACTAACTAGATGTCTTGGAAGCTCCATGGCAATCTTGTCTCCCTAGTTTTGATCCCTATGGTCTTATTCCCCATTTTTATCCCAGCCCTTAAATTTGGTTTGGAGTGGGGGCTTTTATATATAAAGTAAAACTGAGCCAAACCCACCAAGTCTCACCTGGGTTTGGGGGGAAAAAGCAGAGAATTGTTGAGCTGTGGTACTACAGTGAAAGGTGCTATGGAAAGTCTTAAGAGGTTTATTCTACCTGTTCTAGCCTCTCAGAGGGGCATAAGTACCAGGCCCTAGATCCTgagaagtatttaggcacctaactcccactgatttcaatgggagttagatgcctaaatacctttgaggcacTGGGCCCATGATCTtaatttttacagatggggaaactgaggcacagagacgggAAATGACTTGGCAAAGCTCACACGGCAGGTAAGTAGCAGAGGCCAGACAAGAACTCGAGCATCTTGTGCCCCAGACTAGGGCCCTAACCAGTAGGCAATGCAGCCTTCCATAGTCACATGctttttaataattatttatttgtattacagtagcagccAGAGAGCTCAGGGCCTtcttgcgctaggtgctgtacagacatgtgGGAAGAGACAGTCCCTCCCTCCAAGTGCTCAGAGAGGTTGTTTTCCACCCAGCCCCATAAACTGGGCCAGGCTCGCTTTGAAAGATAACCAGGGTTTGTCTTGAAACTCAACCCGGCCTCTTTCTGTCTCAGGGGCTGTCAGCTAGAAAATGAGACTAAAGCGTCCCTCCCTGTCTTGccgtgagtgctggggggctgctCTGGGGCTCAGAGTTCAGTTCCTGGCAGCCCCCGACTCTCCTTGGGATGGTCTCGGCCCCActgtgtgaaatggggataagaaTCCTGCATCTGTTTCGATCGCGAGCGCTTCGGGGTGGGGACTGTCCCTCGCTGTGCATGTGGGCCGGACCCTGTGTAATGGGACCTTGACTTTTCTGCCAttccaaggccagacgggaccccTGGGATCAGCCAGCTCCTGAATAACACGTCTGCAGAACCCCTCGGCTGGGGCCTCTGCGCTGCCCGATAACGCAGCTGCTCCCTGTAAAGGCCCGGAGTCCCGGCCCCctttaagaacataacataagaacataagaaaggccgtaccgggtcagaccaaaggtccatctagcccagtatctgtctaccgacagtggccaatgccaggtgcccctgagggagtgaacctaactggcaatgatcaagtgatctctctcctgccatccatctcatcctctgaccaacagaggctagggggacaccattcttacccatcctggctaatagccatttatggacttagccaccatgaatttatccagtccccttttaaacattgttatagtcctagccttcacaacctcctcaggtaaggagttccacaagttgactgtgcgctgcgtgaagaagaacttccttttatttgttttaaacctgctgcctattaatttcatttggtgacccctagttcttgtattatgggaataagtaaataacttttccttatccactttctcaacatcactcatgattttatatacctctatcatgtccccccttagtctcctcttttccaaactgaagagtcctagcctctttaatctttcttcatatgggaccctctctaaacccctaatcattttagttgctcttttctgaaccttttctagtgctagaatatcttttttgaggtgaggagaccacatctgtacacagtattcgagatgtgggcgtaccatggatttatataagggcaataatatattctcagtcttattctctatcccctttttaatgattcctaacatcctgtttgcttttttgaccgcctctgcacactgcgtggacatcttcagagaactatccacgtgTGTGTGAACTATCCTTTGTGTGTCTAAATCGCCCCCCTGCCATTGCATGAACCCTGAGGTTTCTCCCTTTGGGCTCTTCCCGCAGGGCTCGGGAGAAGGGGTTGCACAAGCCTGCAAACCGAAGAGGAACCAAGTCGAGCAGGGCGGGTGGAGAGCCGAGCGGCCACCTAGCTATGTGGGATAGTGGCACCGCAAGACCCTCCCACGCCCTCCGGCCTTACTTaaccctctcccccagagcctcaGTCATCAGCCCTCACCGTCCGCCCCCAGCGTGCAGGAGCAGAGACAGCATGGGGCACACCAGCCTGCTGCTCCTTGTGCTCATCCCGGCAGGTAAAGGAAAACAGACTGTGATGCCcccctgggggagcaggggctcgGTGGGGAGGACCCATGCGGCgagggtgtctgagctcagaAGGTGCTGAGATGGGTGGCTAAGTATAGGAGGAggaagcatggcctagtggttagggtgtCAACCTGGCTTCAATTCCTAGCACTGTCTCAGTTGcagtgggtgaccttgggcaagtcgcttcagttctatgcctcagtttccccggtGCAAAAGGAGGGATGagagccctgcctcccagggaggGGTGAAGAGAAATGCTTTCAATGTCAAGCAGCGTTCTGACAATTGCCATTGgctgcagtggggccaggattcccCCCCATGCTCCTGAGCGTAAGTGCCTAGAGAGATGGCTGAGCTCATGTCCTCCAcctgggtctgggagccaggaatgGCTGAGTTTTCCCCTGACCGGGGGTGTGTGTAGGGTCTGTGCCGCAGGCTGGGGGAGAGATGTCACCTCCCCGCCAGTGGGTACAGCCCCTATGGAAGTGAATGGAGCCGCGCCCACGTGTGTGAGAGTCGGATTTGACCCCTACGGGGCGACTCATCTGAGTCAGGGTTGCCCAATCCAGCccctggtgtgtcccccccccaATGCTCTGACACAGCCATTCCCACAGCCCTGCGGTTCCCAGGATAATCCTTGCTTAGCCCCACCCCGAGATCATCCATTCTGGAGGGTGGATTCTTTCCTCCCCGCAAAAAACAGCTGTTTGGTTTGGGACAGGTGCCCTGGGGAGCTGGATTATCGGGGGGAACGAAGTCAAGCCCCATTCCCGGCCCTACATTGCTTCCATCCAGCTGGATGGCCGGCACGTCTGCGGGGGATTCCTGGTCTGGCGCAAGTGGGTGATGACGGCAGCTCACTGTGTGATTCCCAGGTAAGTCACGGCGCTTCGGGGGGCCCCATTTGGCCCTGATGGCTGCATTCCCCAGGGGTGTGAAATAAACCCTGCTCCGCTGACAGTCACTGCAAGGGGTGGAGGAGAGCCTGCCCCACTGCTCAGCTCAGGGACCTTCCCAGGAGCCCTGAGTCCAGCCCAACAAAACCAAAGCACCTAGTTGAAATCTCTACCCTTGCTGGGgacacaggttcaaatcccagcaggggcagctcaaCCCCTGCCCCTTTCGGGTGGACATGCACCCCATTTTGTGCTCCCGTCCCCTTattttctccagcctgctcctggCTACAGCCCTGCGCTGCGCCAGGCAGGCCAGTCCCGTGCTGATTTCAATCCCTCTCGCCGTGCGTTTCAGACATTCCCCTGCTGTGCGCATCGTGCTGGGGGCTCACTCCCTGAAACACCAGGAGGCCTCTCAGCAGATCTTCAGCCTCCGGGAATCCGTCATGCACCCGCACTTCAACGCCCGGACAGTCCACAATGACATCCGCATGCTGGAAGTGAGTTGCCCTTGTCACATCAGGAGTTTCCTTAGATCCCTGGGGGGACAGAGAGAAGCTCACAGCCCCGATGAAAACCTCCAGCTGCTCCAAAATTCTGAGTCCAACCTTACACAGGGGATGGGACTCAAACTCCCATCTTCTGCTCCTTCcccttccatcccccacccccactggaaAATCAGGCTCAAATGTCCCCCTGGGACGACCACCCTACTAAAGCCAGaagaggtcacagcagggctgaaaTGGACCCACCGCAGCAAACGCCGACCAGAGGGGTAAATGACTAATCAGTTGATGTCCCGTTCACATCAAGAGTGcagcctgcagagctgggaggcAGGTATTTGTATGGGGCGCAGATCAGAGCCGCTCAAAGCCGGTGGGTTCAGAGGAACTTGAGTGGTTTGCATTGGCCTTAGGGGAgactgtgggggaggaggtgaaatACAGGGACAAAAATGGAGTAGGTTTCACCATCATGTTGCAATCCCCGCTGTCCCCCTTCCAGGGTCTATTGTGACAGAAATGCCCAGGCTCCCCGGGACACAGCAAGGGGCATTTCTCATGGCAGCAGTGGGACAGCCCGACATTGTTCTCCAGCAGCAGGACAGAAGCAGCCCCAGTACCAGCCCCTGTCTCCTGTGTGAAGGTGGCACAGGATGTGGGTCAGAAtagaatggaaaaaaatcagtcGCTGCCTGTGCAGTGGAATTAGGACATCTCCTGAAAGGAATAAATAAATCAGCCACTAGGGGGCACTACAGCTCTGGGAAAAAAAATATTCCgccctgctgccagtctgggggcTTTAGGGGAGTTGCAATGGCTTATGCAGCCAGGCTGGGTTTGGCCCCGGCGTGTGCAGGGAGCAGAGGCTCTGAAGGATTTATGGCTGCGCCATCGCTGGCTCGACCCGAACCCCGCAGCGATCACATTCGACATGTTCTCCTTGCGTGACAGCTAGGCAGCAACCTAAGCAAACGGGAGCCGCTGGGTAAACTGCAGGGGCTGCTGCTTTCAACAGCATGTGATGCTGAGCCAGGCTCCTGTGCAGTCGGAGAGGCAAaaccagagctgggggtggggtgggtggataaaCCAAGAAATGGGGCTGTGTTTCTATCACCGTCCCCCAGCAGCGATTACAGCCAGGGCCTGCTGAAAGCCGGCGTCTGTCCTGCCCACTCCACTAGCTAGCGGGGCAGTAATAGGCTCATAACCCTCTttacatagaatctcagggtgggaagggacctcaggaggtagctagtccaaccctctgctcaaagcaggaccaatcccaactaaatcatcccagccagggccttgtcaagccgggccttaaaaacctctaaggaaggagattccagatTCAGCCACTAGCACCCAAGACAGACGCCCCCCCGAGTGTTAACACAGGCCCCGTTTGCTCTCCTCTCCCCAGCTGAACGCGTCGGCCACGTTTAACCAGTTTGTGAAGCGGATCAGGCTCCCCAAAGCCAACACCGACCTCCCTCCTGGGGTCGTCTGCAGAGTGCTGGGCTGGGGCGACACCTCCAATTTTGGCACCGTCCCCACCGAGCTCAGGGAGACCCAGACGACCATCGTGGACAGGAAGATCTGCAAGGCGCTGTGGGTGGGTCACGTCAACAAGGACATGCTGTGTGCCGCCAGCCTGAACAGCACGCTGCAGGGGGTCTGCTCGGTAAGCGCCTTCTCCTCTGCCAGGCGCCCCTGCCGAGCCCACGCCGCCAGACCCAGCCAGCCAAGGTTTTCACTAGTTGATTAGGGATttttgcatagaatcatagaatatccgggttggaagggacctcaggaggcatctagtccaaccccctgctcaaagcaggacaaaaggggtgggggatagttcagtggtttgagcattggcctgctagacccttgtgagttcaatccttgaaggggccatttagggctcTGGGGCAAGACCCAGCCATGGCCGTGCTCTGGAGGGAAGCTGGGGctgtgatcttccccacagtagTGCCTTCTCCATGCCACCTGCAGTACCAGTACCATGCCCACTCCAGTTCCAACACTGACGTtctcctcctggctccagccagaACTCCCAAGTTTCCTTGCAGTGCCCAGTCGCCCAAATGGTTTTTAGACGTCAGGATTGTGGGCTAGTGCCCTGTGGCCTTTCACATCCACAACACCCAGCCAGACCTGGTAAGGCTACTGCCACAGAAACTTTCCCCACACCAGGGGCTTGCTATTTGGAGCGCAGGCAGCAACACCCTCTCTCTCAAGACCAAGTCAGGGGAATAGGGAGCCAGAGCGAACCCCAGGGTCTGTCGGTGTCCAGGAGCCTCATTCAGTAAGGAATCTGCTTTATATTCACTGCAATCCAGTCCTGAGCCTTCTCGTCTGCCTAGGGCGATACAGGGCCAGCTTCAGGCTGAGTTTTGATTTCCTGAggctttcctcttcctccagcctTAGCCAGGCCCGTCCTGTGCTAACAGGTCTCCTCTTGCATTGTAGGGGGATTCCGGGGGCCCCCTCATCTGTGGGGGCAGGGTACACGGCATAGTCTCCTTCTCCGGGCAGAGGTGCGGGAATCGCAGGTACCCAGACATCTACACTCGCATTTCCAACTACATCTCCTGGGTCCATGACGTCCTGAAGCGCTTTTAATACTGGAGACGAGAGCTCTGGGGGCTCCTTGTGCGACGGGGATGCCGAAGAGAAGGAAGTTGGGACTATGAAAAAGAGGGAGGGATCGTTCTCTATGGGGCAGTTAATGTGCATTTCATTATAGTCTGTAGGGGCTGGTGTTTAggatgggcgggggaggggatgtgCATCAGGACTCacgggttctattcccagctctgtggggGGCGTGTGGTCTAGTGGCAACTCACAGCTGGGGCTTGTGTGTTTTATTCCCACTTGGCCACTGAGTGACCTTTGGCTGAGTCCCTGCCTCGcacggtgcctcagtttccccatctgtcacatGGGGGAGAAAGGTACCTGCCTCACGGGGCTGTTGGGGGAGGCTTCAGGGGTTAGTATCTGTGACGCGCTTGGAGATGCtcaggggaaaggggcagaggggTGATGCCCATCGTCGTGCCTGAGGTACTTCAGGACAAGCCTAGCTCTGCGGTAGCATTGTGCCCCTCTGGGCCCACGCGGCCTCCCGAAATGGGTGTACAGGACACGTGGCCTTTCCCAGGCTGCCTGGAGGATCATCACCCCCAGCCTCATATGCTGCTTGATGTAATACAACAGCTCAGAGGGGGTCAGGATTGAACACCACCAGGCCGCGTGGGCCCCACTCTCCCCCTGATCAGGATCAGCCTCCGGGCCTGCAACGCTGGGGCCTTCCACTTACAAACCTCTGCTCCGGAGACACCTGAAAACCTGGCAGATGCTCCATTGACACCTGCCCAGTGCTCTAGTATCCCTGCAGCCATCGCCCTGCAGGGACAGAAACGCGTCGCCGGGAGGAGCTGGAATGGCCATCGCTGCTCGCTCCGCTTTGTTTCTGCTCCTCAATAAAGGGTTCCTCCCCGAGCTCGGtccctgtgtgtctgtctctgctgCCTTTGGAGATTTCCAGCCTAAGGAGGCAGCGTGGTGGAGCCGCTGAGATGTAGGGATGTAGACTGGGGCTAGCTCTGCATGGACATACAAGGAACCTGCCCAAGCCTCTCCCCAGCCGCGTGTGCAAGAGGCAGCCACGTGCTTGGTCTTTGCAGCCCCGGCACGCGTGGGGTGAGCCCTCTGCACTGGCAGGAATTGAGGAGAAGGGGTTCATTGCACCAGGATCGCTGGGACACCCAGGCCGGGGCAAGccttggagcagatcctcaggAGCGCTGGCTCTCCAGCTGCACTCTGTGGTGCacctgagcagggctggggtgggggtcagtGGGTAAAGGGGGCAGGTCTCACCTGTATACCTGCAGTGCAATAAGAGATCTGCTGCTCTCTGGTCCGCCAGCAGGGGGCGTATTTGGCTGCATTACTTAcagcctgatgcaaagcccacagCTCAGCGGAGCGTCCCAGGGTCCATCTACCCTGCAAAGAACGGGGCCGGGATGGAGCCAGCCTCACGGCATCAGGGACTAGCACAGGCatcccacccccagatttctcccccggctgcagggagctCTGCAAACTCACCCCCCCAGTGCTTCCTGCACCCaccgctcctcagctgcagggggaaggatccctgtacagggagctgctcctccatccgcccaacccctgtgcatccagacccggACCCTTCTGCcaagccaccccccccccagaccctccccaatgagccccactccccctgcacctggacaaCCCCGacgagccacccacacccagatccccaccccaccaagccccagtCAGTTGcatctggatccccaccccactgagccccccacacccagccccaaccaccttcacctgggcccccctgcagagtcccattaccactGCACCcacaacaagcccctgtgcatccagatccccccccccaccgggatcccccactgagccacctgcacccagactgccccacccAGAAGCCACTCAACCCAcatctggatccccccacacttggatcctgccttgctgagcctacctggtgcacctggcatggaggggcagggccctgtggtgtttctggggcaggcccggtccttgtgctgtgtcagggttgggtgcagcctcaccgctgagtccgtGTTCCAGGGTGGAGCTGCACCGTGATCTCCCACCCGTGTGCAGCccgtggcctgtgctccccagtgccgtgctggagcctccacatttctttgacaaataaaatttgcagaattttaaaacattgtgcgcagaattttaatctttttggcgcagaatgccctccGGAGTAATTAtcctctccattttacagatgggggaaccgAGGCACAGCTTGGGGAAGAGACTTACTGAAGAGCACTAAGTGAgtcagctgcagagctgggagcagaacccaggagtcctgactccaggATTGTGCTCTTGCCACTGGGCAGACTGGGCCCGATTCTGGTTACACCACTTTTACCTCTGCACG
This sequence is a window from Mauremys reevesii isolate NIE-2019 linkage group 26, ASM1616193v1, whole genome shotgun sequence. Protein-coding genes within it:
- the PRSS57 gene encoding serine protease 57, translating into MTWQSSHGRAREKGLHKPANRRGTKSSRAGGEPSGHLAMWDSGTARPSHALRPYLTLSPRASVISPHRPPPACRSRDSMGHTSLLLLVLIPAGALGSWIIGGNEVKPHSRPYIASIQLDGRHVCGGFLVWRKWVMTAAHCVIPRHSPAVRIVLGAHSLKHQEASQQIFSLRESVMHPHFNARTVHNDIRMLELNASATFNQFVKRIRLPKANTDLPPGVVCRVLGWGDTSNFGTVPTELRETQTTIVDRKICKALWVGHVNKDMLCAASLNSTLQGVCSGDSGGPLICGGRVHGIVSFSGQRCGNRRYPDIYTRISNYISWVHDVLKRF